A window of Hevea brasiliensis isolate MT/VB/25A 57/8 unplaced genomic scaffold, ASM3005281v1 Scaf7, whole genome shotgun sequence genomic DNA:
CATCATTCCCAACTGTAGCAACAGAGGGTAATGTTAACTTCAACTTCTCCAGGGGCTTATTGAGTTCCTCACTCCGTATAGGGTTCAAGAAGTCCATAGAAAGCAACTTATCCAACACACCCTCTACAAAAGTAGAAAGAACGATCTCCCCAACAACATTCATGCCCTGAAAATGGAGGAGAAGATTGGAATCTGGTGAGATCACCTACTCTTATATATAACTACACAACTGAGACTCGAAGTGGAAAGTCGATGAAATCGAATGGATAGTTGAAAAAAATTTACTTATTTTATCAGCGAATTTTGAACTTTAGTAATAGATAATAACGATTAAAACAATAttagaattataattataaaataacacTAAAAGAAAGTAAATGTCTCACTGTTCATACatctaattaatttcaaactCTAATCGTGTTTAACTCTTTATATAAGATTAGGACACTCGATGGtttgaaagaaagagaaaagtttATTAAGGGCcagctaaataattatattttactaTTAAGTCCTTAATTCAGGTCAATAGTCATTTATAAACCCGCAACAACTGTGGGAAGGGGCAACTTCCCTTGTTAATACTATAAAAGAAAGGGCATTGCTCTCTGCTGCTGCCACTTGTTCTCTCTGCCTTGAAGGAATCCCTGCTAGCATTTAGCCATCTTCTTTATCTGAAACCATGGCGGACAAGGCAGTTACGATTCGTACCAGGAAGTTCATGACTAACCGCCTCCTATCGAGGAAGCAATTCGTAAGCTCTCTCCTTTTTTTAAGGCCTGTTTCATTCACTTTTTTGGTTGCCAAACATCTTTTTAGCACGCCTATTCAATTCTATGGTTCCTATTGTATTACAGATCTTAAATTAATAGTAATGAAGAGATTATTTTTAGATTTTGTCTATTATGAATGTGAATTAGCTTGCATTCTTTTTTTTAGATTTCTCGGTAGAGAGATTGCTAATTGATGTTAGAGTTCAAATGAATGTCAGCTCTTAGCTCTTAGATGGAAAGATCGAGTGCCTGTGTATGGGATTTGAAATAATGATGGTGTGAGGTATAATTGTTTTGAGTATACGGGCTCTGAATTTTTGTCTATTTGTTTATTTGTTTCCCTTTGTTTTtgcattagatttttttttttctcctttcctCCAAAGAGAGGTAGGTTCTAATGCTTGCGCCCAGTGATGTGAGAAAATATTTGCTACACTTGATGGATTTTAAAGAATCCACTTGATGATTCCTATCTACCAAGATCTCTGAGgcaatcttttaattttattccTTGATTTTGTTAATCAGTGACTCGTTTAACCTTTTAACCTTGGATTTTTTCAATCTATGCACAATTTTGGAGATAGTTCTTGCCTTTGTTCAATTGAGCTTTGAATAGCTTCTAGTGGGGTAGTGATATGCTTAATGTTATTTTTGGGATGATGATAGTTTATTTGAAGAGAACTCAGAATTCTGATGCTTATGGGATTTCAGATAGAAATTTCTGTTGACATATTATTGGTTCACAGCTTGTTTTGATCCTGGGTTGctttattgattttattttttttttcttttgattaaTGCAGATAGTTGATGTTCTTCACCCTGGGAGACCCAATGTTTCCAAGGTATATCTTGATAATTTAGACTTCTCTCTCCTCATTATCCATCtaattttttaagaataattactCATTAGGAATAATGTAGTTGGTCTTATTTTGTCTATGTAGTTCCAGAGGGTTGAAGCAACTATGCCATTACCTGGAGCATAGTTATGCTATTATCCCAGTGAATGGGAAAAATATTACCTTCTAAACTTCTAAGTAGACCATCTGGTTGTTAGTTGACAATTGTTAATGCATTTACCTGTTCCATAGTTTATTCAGCTTTTTTGGCTATTTCATTTACATTCTTCCTATTATGAAGGTGGAGCTGAAGGAGAAGCTAGCAAGCTTATATGAGGTGAAGGATCCCAATACAATTTTTGTGTTTAAGTTCAGGACTCACTTTGGAGGCGGTAAATCCACTGGGTTTGGGTTGATTTATGATTCAGTTGAGAATGCAAAGAAGTACGAGCCCAAGTACAGACTCATCAGGGTAGGCTTTACATATATAGTTTTCTTCAGAATAGAAACTTTAATCATTAATTTCTTAGATTTTGTTTGgttaacttctttttttttttatgctgttGTATTTTACAATAGCAGAAGGCATGCAAAAGCAAACTAATGAGAAAGCAAACTAACTCAGTCAGTGACCAATATATTTCATATTGGCACAAACTCTAAGAGGCCAAAATGGCACTTAAAGAGGATAAAAGACCAAGATTTCTCTCCTAGCTGCATTTTGGTGTCTTGGCTTTTGTTCGCATCACTGCTAAAGTGCTAAGCCAGCTTATTGTGTATGGAAGCTTTATTTATAGATAATAGAATGTTCACACATCCATGTGATGATGTCATCTGATCGGTCCCGTTGATtcccttttccttttttttttcccttttaaataaaaatatttagttTTTGGGTGATATGGAGattttatatgtaaatgtgtattgtAGTAAAACTGGAAGTAATCACTCAATTCAGATCATGGTATCGATTGTGTTATTGATATTTAATAAAATTGTGTTTTTAGGTTCTATAATATTTTGATATATCTAATGCATACCTTGTTCATCTGATGGTTGGAGTGAGTAATTAATCTTGTACTTGTATGCAATCTGCTTTCTTATTTTTTCTTCTGTTTGATTGATTTGTAGATGCATATAGTAAATTTTCTTGTCCTTGTTATGTTGTTTGCTTGAAGTTTTGTGTCCTTTTTGTGCAGAATGGACTTGACACTAACGTAGAGAAGTCAAGGAAGCAACTGAAGGAGAGAAAGAACAGGGCCAAGAAGGTTCGCGGAGTAAAGAAGGTGAGATCATTGGTTTCGTTTGTAATGGTTTCTTGATGTTGGTCTAATACCTCTATAGCTTCTAAAATTTTCAGTGATAGAAATTCATTGCTTACCATTGATCTATGTTATGCAGACGAAGGCTAGTGATGCTGCCAAGGGAGGAAAAAAGAagtgatatatatatatgcatatataagATTTGGTTGCTTCATTATATCATGTGTTGCAACTCTGCTAAAATTCAAATGTCATTAGAGAAATGATATCTTGTCAATTCTCAGGATTTCTTCTTATTGTAACAGTTTTactttattaatgaattttatttgTTGATATAACACAATTTCAAATGAGAATTAAATTGATTGCACAGTCCTAATATAATGCACTCTTGAATTATATGACAGTAATGTCAAATcctcaaagaaaattaaagaataacaataataaataaaatttagggATGATAAGTACAAATTATATGTATTTATCACAATTCCTGTTTCAATTTCTCATATTATAAAGGAAGTGTTTCCATCCATTCAGCATTGATTCATGTGTGTTTCTCACTATTATTTGTGTTCCCAAACGAGAATGTATGAATGCTTCTCTGGTTAGCTAGTATCATTAAACTTTGATGCTAGGAAGCTAATATCCTATTATCATTCATGAATATTatctatttaaaaataatttcagtatttgaatttatttcaaaCTTTATTAAAATTCATCTTAAAATATTTACATTTATCTCTCGATCCtgattatatatattttacagaaaaacattaaaaaaataaaactcaaGCCACCaccaggcaaaaaaaaaaaagcgagAGATCAGGAGGAGGATTGGAGTTTCTCATATTACCGAGTGTGCTAAATTTGGATTTTCTCTTGAATTTTGCTCTTCTATTCTATGCTTAAGCTAGCAAGGCCGCAGATATATATAGTGGTGACGAAGTCGACGACGATAGCATGGATGATAGATCAAACATGATGGTTGATTCCCCCAAATTTCAGTCAAAAACAAATCAAGTGAACATGCAGGAAAAACCAGAGTAAAGGGAATCAAATTAAACATCCTTAAATCAAATATGTAGCCTACTTCTTTTTTTGACTCTTTCTCTTCCCCTTCTCAATCCTCTAATATAATGTGTTTCTATGGCATTCACCACACTTTTATACACTAtgtgtttgtttggtattgagtttagtgaccaaaatcacacacacatatataaagaGGAATGACATTATCAAGGAGATGACACATGACACTTTCCTTAAAAAACTTGTCGCGTGTCACCTTAAATACTCTTTTTATattgatttttatttaatattttttatttttttttaattattattattatttacgatactaccttaacatttatgatttaaattattattttgtttagaatttaattttttaaaattaagatattttgtatttaattaaatacattatttaaaatttatttatattattttttttataaattcatttatgaaaaaatattatttgccacatgttaataataatagtaataatagtttaaaataaaaaataatttaaaagataataataataataataataataataataataataataataataataggccaTTGATGAccattagtttaaagaaaattgatcattattttgtgatctcataatcaactatcatataatttaatcaatattaaattattttatatatttaataaataattttattatattattatattttctattatttttattatgaaatctttattaaaaaaatttagagataaaaaatgtaatttacataaagttataaaaataaaatatagatatttgacttatttaaaattagtatgtattattttttatgttaataatttaatattctttttatttcattttcttaaaattaattaatgcttattattattatctttatgGTCAATTTATGGCCATTTAATTGAAACAACTAAGTAAATAAAAAAcattttactgttataaaaattaaattaaatacttttgttattgttttttaattaaataatatttaattattaattaattttttatttaagtagtttttatttatttatctgtaTATAGAGTATATCATATTAGGCATTTTATACACATTAAAAACTCTTCTCTCGTCAAATATTTTACATTTTACTTAAATGCtcttaaactttttttttatttgtactatttttttattatttctttcaaaaattattaattatcattcttaaaatttatttatttaaatatgtttaattaatatttatttaattattaattttttaaaaaatttcttgtttaatattttttaaacttttgaatattttatttcattataattatatatcgaatgcaattataactaatattttgattatctatattttattatcattaatttgtaatagaattatttttaaattttaatttaatatctatttttttatgtataaattatctctcaactatatttttatgtAGAAGTAGAATTTCAAAGATAAATTACAAATATGATTGCATAGAAAATTTAACTAcaaataaagatgattaaaaaaaattaaaattacaatattaaaattatagaatttatattttgaaaaataatatgtatttttaatatttattatattaatagaaaataatgatattttaaaattttaatatttatgaaatgtatttaatttatattataaatttaggtAAATTGATAACATTTTTtccaaagaattattttataaaaaatatatcaaattaataaaaaaaatttacacttagatatggtatgtttaaaaaaaataatataatagaatgttatttttaactaataataatgttatatgttttcactattattaaaattaaataattcaattcattattagtaatttaatatttttattatattaataacaaaaaatattctatatttatatttttaaaataatattattttctcattaatataatatattttctgtaatttataaaaaataaatattaatttatataaattatgaaacataaatattttatgaaatttaaattatttttaaataaagtatttttgttacattttaaatgaaataatcatgGAAACttctattaatatatgtataaaagaaattaaatatgtatttcattaattatatcataaattaattaaaattttattattatcatatgtaaaaatttattcaaattaaattaaataagaaaagaattttaatttaaaatttatgtaataataataatttatcttatttaaaataaaatttaaatttaaattaaaaaataaaaatgataaattaccATGCACACGTTATATTAATTtcagaataaaaaaattatttttgatattaaaaaaatatttttaaaaaaatattttattattttaatatttttataattaaaatttattaaatttaattttaaattattttttaatattttatattttaaaaaaaatattttattaatagtaaTTTCAATATAATATCAAATAGAccctaaaattataatttttttgatcaaaatatttttttaatcataacttatatatatttaaaataatcttATTACTCGTAAAAAATTATACTAAGAACAATAAATATTGGGCCTAATTGATAAAGCTCATTACATTTCTAAAAGAAGAACTCACTGTTTAATCTGTGGAGAATGTATTATTGAAAATAACAGCGACCAACCTCAAAGGAATTATGATTCATATTACACCACGGATCACAATAATTAGTATCTAAATAAGTGAGTTCGTGAATCGTGAAGGAATTATGGACCGTTGATTTATGCACATTCAACGGTTCTCCACTCAATGTtccaaaattaaatgaaaaaaaaaagtattttgcTATAATACTATAATTATTTTAAGTTTAAAATAAAAGTAGCCGTTTGAACTTTCCAGATACGTATCGATAGTTAGATGTGACCGTTGGGGACAAAAAGATCCgttactaaagttcaatcttccAAAAGGCATTTGGATTTGACTTTTCAGTTTTGGCTTCAAAGACAAAACTGAGAGAGTGCAAAAGAGATGCGAACGCAGGGAAGTAGAACTGAAGGGGGTGACCCATTGTCTCGACTGGGACTCATTTTCTAGTCTCTCTCTGGTTATTTAGAGAGAAAAAGATAGAGAGCTTTCAGACCCACTTGGAGTTTTTTAGTCGCTATTGTGGTTTGCAATCATGGTAGCCAGAACCCCACCAAAGCTGAGGAGAATTGCGGCACCTCTCAATCCTGTTCTGATTAGAGAAACCGTAAAGAAGGTAATTGTCCCCTTCATGGTTGTTGGGTTGCTTAGAATAGAAAGCTGTAGAAATTTTTCCtacaaaagaagaaaaaaattaaaacttggAATCTACCATTCAAAATGTTCATGCTTTTTTCCTCTTGCTAGTTCAtgggttttgattttttttgtttttgtatGCAATAATGGGTTTGTTTACTTTTGCATGGAATTGTGAAGGTGGATAAATGCATGGCTAGATTGCAAGAGCTCCAATACACAGTGGCAGGTGGGCATAAGGTGATATCTGGGGTTAGTCTCAGTCCTAGAAGTACCAGAGGTTATCTAAGAACTAGTCTCAGGTGCAAGCAAGAATCTTTGAGGTAAAATCGAATTTGGGTTTTGGTTTTTGTTCAGGTTTGTGTTAAAAGATTTATCATTTTTACActaataattattttactttCTAATTTCAAGGATCAAGAGTGCTACGCCTAGGAAATCTCCGGTGGGCAAGTTTCCGGCAAGTGTAGTAGGTATCTCTCTTTCTCATCATATTGAACAATTTTGTTCTGTGTTTGGCTGTAATAAGGAAATTTCTTTTCTGGGTTCTGAAAGAATGTAAATAAACAATGCTAATATGTTTGTCATGAACCAGTTTCAACCTAACAGTTAAAATGTTTTATTATGCAGGGGAATGGCAGCGAATGTCATTACCAGCTATGCTAGTAGGAGAAACTGTGGGAGAAATTCTACAAGCAAGCCAATTTGCAAGAGAAATTGTCGCAGCAGTTGCCTGCAAAACCAAGAAAACCCCCCCAGAAGACCCTAAAACCCCAATGACCCAAGACAGGAAACAGAGGCCAAACCATGAAAACACTGAACTCAAGTCCAAGAGGAAGAAGGAAAAGCAAAATAAACTGCAATCCATTCGATCAGAAACCACTTCTCCATCTCTTCAAAGAGCTCGATCACGCATTAACTTTAAGGTTTCACCCCcaaagaagagagaaatggagaaAGAAAACTCTGCTAAATATTTGGCAAATAGAGTTTCTCCCAGGAATAGGCCATGGGCTAAAAAGACTATACTGTTTCCAAACCCTTTGTTCCTTTCTACAGATTCTAATCAGCAGCAGAAGTTCTGCAGAACAAGGTCTCCTGTGATTTCTAGAAATAAACAGACTACTCCACATAAGTTCTTGATAAAGTCCCCACCTTCGGCTTCCAAGCTTCAAGTGAAGATCAAGAGCCCACCATTGGTTTCCCTGTCACCTACTGGAGCTGCAAACTTGAGCAAGAAATCACCTACTAGAGCTGCAAACTCGAGCAAGAAATCTCCAAAGGTGTCCACTGCTTCAAAATTGCGTAGGTCATTTTCTCCTTCAAGATTGGCTAACAGATTGGTATCTCCATTGAAGAGCAGGAAAAGTGTACAGAAGAATGATGGTTTAATGGGTGGATTTAAACAGCGTCCGGTTTCAATGCCAAG
This region includes:
- the LOC110660105 gene encoding 40S ribosomal protein S24-1-like — encoded protein: MADKAVTIRTRKFMTNRLLSRKQFIVDVLHPGRPNVSKVELKEKLASLYEVKDPNTIFVFKFRTHFGGGKSTGFGLIYDSVENAKKYEPKYRLIRNGLDTNVEKSRKQLKERKNRAKKVRGVKKTKASDAAKGGKKK
- the LOC110660115 gene encoding microtubule-binding protein TANGLED, coding for MVARTPPKLRRIAAPLNPVLIRETVKKVDKCMARLQELQYTVAGGHKVISGVSLSPRSTRGYLRTSLRCKQESLRIKSATPRKSPVGKFPASVVGEWQRMSLPAMLVGETVGEILQASQFAREIVAAVACKTKKTPPEDPKTPMTQDRKQRPNHENTELKSKRKKEKQNKLQSIRSETTSPSLQRARSRINFKVSPPKKREMEKENSAKYLANRVSPRNRPWAKKTILFPNPLFLSTDSNQQQKFCRTRSPVISRNKQTTPHKFLIKSPPSASKLQVKIKSPPLVSLSPTGAANLSKKSPTRAANSSKKSPKVSTASKLRRSFSPSRLANRLVSPLKSRKSVQKNDGLMGGFKQRPVSMPRRFSLGRI